In one Pseudomonas purpurea genomic region, the following are encoded:
- a CDS encoding Maf family protein gives MSTLYLASSSPRRRELLTQIGVGFSAISADIDETPLTDESPATYVERLARGKAEAGRVQLVSGNPGVAVCVLGADTAVVLDGQILGKPRDEADALAMLMSLSGREHEVLTAIALLDGQRCESRMVSSRVRFRSISRAEAMAYWASGEPQDKAGSYGIQGLGAVFVAGLEGSYSAVVGLPLCETFELLGHFGIPCWQTPIVRTAPY, from the coding sequence ATGAGCACGCTTTACCTCGCCTCAAGCTCACCCCGTCGCCGTGAATTGCTCACGCAAATCGGCGTGGGGTTTTCCGCCATCAGCGCGGACATCGATGAAACTCCGTTGACTGACGAATCCCCCGCGACCTATGTCGAGCGCCTGGCGCGCGGCAAGGCCGAGGCCGGTCGTGTGCAGTTGGTGTCCGGCAATCCGGGTGTGGCCGTTTGCGTATTAGGCGCCGATACCGCCGTGGTGCTCGATGGACAGATACTCGGCAAACCCCGGGATGAGGCCGATGCGCTGGCCATGTTGATGAGCCTGTCGGGCCGTGAGCATGAAGTCCTGACCGCCATTGCGCTACTCGACGGCCAGCGTTGCGAGTCGCGGATGGTCAGCAGCCGGGTGCGTTTTCGTTCGATCTCTCGTGCCGAAGCAATGGCCTACTGGGCCAGTGGCGAACCGCAGGACAAGGCCGGCAGCTATGGCATCCAGGGGTTGGGCGCGGTGTTCGTTGCCGGGCTCGAAGGCAGTTATTCTGCCGTGGTCGGCCTGCCATTGTGCGAAACCTTCGAGCTGCTCGGCCATTTCGGCATACCCTGTTGGCAAACCCCTATCGTGCGCACAGCGCCGTACTGA
- the rng gene encoding ribonuclease G — protein sequence MSEEILINITPMESRVAVVENGVLQEVHVERTQKRGIVGNIYKGKVVRVLPGMQAAFVDIGLDRAAFIHASEISLREGPAVESISALVHEGQSLVVQVTKDPIGSKGARLTTQLSIPSRYLVYMPRTAHVGISLKIEDEAERERLKQVVSDCVAKEGIKEAGGFILRTAAEGAGADEILMDIRYLRRLWDQIGAQIKTIGAPNVIYEDLGLALRTLRDLVSPKIEKIRIDSRETFQKTTQFVAELMPEIADRLEHYPGERPIFDLYGVEDEIQKALERKVPLKSGGYLVVDPAEAMSTIDVNTGAFVGHRNLEETIFKTNLEAATAIARQLRLRNLGGIIIIDFIDMEDEEHQRQVLRTLEKQLERDHAKTNIIGITELGLVQMTRKRTRESLEQVLCEPCSSCQGRGKLKTPETVCYEIFREILREARAYQAEGYRVLANQKVVDRLLDEESGNVAELEGFIGRTIRFQVETMYSQEQYDVVLL from the coding sequence ATGAGTGAAGAGATTCTGATCAACATCACGCCGATGGAATCGCGCGTGGCGGTGGTTGAAAACGGTGTGCTGCAAGAGGTCCATGTCGAGCGCACCCAGAAGCGCGGGATCGTCGGCAATATCTATAAAGGCAAGGTGGTGCGGGTTCTGCCTGGCATGCAGGCGGCGTTCGTCGACATCGGCCTGGACCGCGCAGCCTTCATTCACGCCTCGGAAATTTCCCTGCGCGAAGGCCCTGCCGTGGAAAGCATCAGCGCCCTGGTGCATGAAGGCCAGAGCCTGGTGGTGCAGGTCACCAAGGACCCGATCGGCTCCAAAGGTGCACGCCTGACCACTCAGTTGTCGATTCCCTCACGCTACCTGGTGTACATGCCGCGTACGGCCCATGTCGGAATTTCGTTGAAGATCGAAGACGAAGCCGAGCGTGAACGGCTCAAGCAGGTGGTCAGCGATTGCGTGGCCAAAGAAGGTATCAAGGAAGCGGGCGGGTTCATTTTGCGCACCGCCGCCGAAGGTGCCGGCGCAGACGAAATCCTGATGGACATCCGTTACCTGCGCCGCCTCTGGGATCAGATCGGCGCGCAGATCAAAACCATCGGCGCTCCGAACGTGATCTACGAAGACCTCGGTCTGGCCCTGCGCACCCTGCGCGATCTGGTCAGCCCGAAGATCGAGAAGATCCGCATCGACTCCCGGGAAACTTTCCAGAAAACCACACAGTTCGTCGCTGAACTGATGCCGGAAATCGCTGATCGTCTGGAACACTATCCGGGCGAGCGGCCGATTTTCGACCTCTATGGCGTCGAAGACGAAATTCAAAAGGCCCTGGAGCGCAAAGTGCCGCTCAAGTCCGGTGGCTACCTGGTGGTCGACCCGGCAGAAGCCATGAGCACCATCGACGTCAACACCGGTGCGTTCGTCGGTCATCGCAATCTCGAAGAAACGATCTTCAAGACCAACCTGGAAGCCGCGACCGCCATTGCTCGTCAATTGCGCCTGCGCAATCTGGGCGGGATCATCATCATCGACTTCATCGACATGGAAGACGAAGAGCATCAGCGCCAGGTATTGCGCACGCTTGAGAAACAACTGGAACGCGATCACGCCAAGACCAACATCATCGGTATCACCGAGTTGGGCCTGGTGCAGATGACCCGCAAGCGCACTCGCGAAAGTCTTGAGCAGGTGTTGTGCGAGCCGTGCAGCAGTTGCCAGGGCCGAGGCAAGCTCAAGACGCCTGAAACCGTGTGCTACGAGATCTTCCGTGAAATCCTGCGCGAAGCCCGTGCCTATCAGGCCGAAGGCTACCGGGTGCTGGCGAACCAGAAAGTGGTGGATCGCCTGCTCGACGAAGAGTCCGGCAACGTCGCGGAACTTGAAGGGTTTATCGGACGGACTATTCGTTTCCAGGTGGAAACCATGTATTCCCAGGAACAATACGACGTGGTGCTGCTCTGA